A region of the Muricauda sp. MAR_2010_75 genome:
GGCTTGGGTACCTTCAACCCCGTGGAAGTGGAAGACCTTTCCAAACATAAAATGGACAGCGAGGAATTGGTTATCGATGAAAAAGCAACGGAGATTGTAAACTCAGCAAAGGAAAACAAAAGAAAAGTGTGTGCCGTGGGAACAACGGTAATGCGTGGTTTAGAGAGTGCGGTGTCTTCTGAGCATACGTTGAATACTTTTGAGGGGTGGACCAACAAGTTCATATTCCCTCCTTACGAATTCAGTATTGCCAACTGCATGATCACCAACTTTCATTTGCCAAAGTCTACATTGTTGATGATGGTATCGGCATTTGCAGGGCATGATCTCATTAAAAAAGCATACAAACAAGCTATTTTGGAGGGGTATCGTTTTTACTCTTACGGAGATGCCATGTTGATTCTGTAAATTAGAAAATTTCTATAATCGGAAATCCCGTTTGATTCAGAATCGGCGGGATTTTTTCTTGACTATCTTTATCCAATGGAAACCAAGAAGAAGGACATACGTGCATTGACCAAGGAACAGCTCCGCGACTTTTTTGTGGTGCAGGGCGATAAGGCTTTCCGGGGTAACCAGGTGTATGAATGGCTATGGCAAAAATCTGCCCATTCCTTTGAAGCCATGACCAATATTTCCAAGGAAACCCGACAAATGTTGGAGGACAATTTTGTGATCAATCACATTCGGGTAGATCAGATGCAGCGCAGTTCGGATGGGACCATTAAAAATGCGGTTCGTTTGCACGATGGCCTTGTAGTCGAGTCTGTTTTGATTCCCACGGATACAAGAACAACAGCCTGTGTTTCCAGTCAGGTAGGGTGTAGTTTGGACTGTCGGTTTTGTGCCACTGCCCGTCTAAAACGCATGCGCAACCTTAATCCCGATGAAATTTATGACCAAGTTGTGGCCATTGACAATGAAAGTCGATTGTATTTTGACCGTCCGTTGAGCAATATCGTGTTCATGGGCATGGGTGAGCCCTTGATGAACTACAACAATGTATTGCAGGCCATAGAAAAGATCACGTCGCCTGAAGGATTGGGGATGTCGCCCAAGAGAATCACCTTGTCCACTTCTGGTGTGCCCAAAATGATTCGGAAAATGGCCGATGAGGAGGTGAAATTCAAACTGGCGGTTTCCCTGCATTCTGCTATTGATGAGGTTCGGACTTCCATTATGCCTTTTAATGCCACTTTTCCTTTGAAGGATTTGCGGGAAGCCTTGGAATACTGGTACAGCAAGACCAAAAACCGAATTACATACGAATATGTGGTTTGGCAGGGCATCAACGACACCCAAGAAGCTGTTGACGCCTTGGTCAAGTTCTGCAAGTTCGCACCATCCAAAGTCAACCTGATTGAATACAACCCCATTGATGACGGTGAGTTTCAGCAAGCTTCTGAGAAAGCTATAAAAATGTATCAAGATACCTTGGAGAGAAATGGGATTATTGTTACCGTTCGTAGGTCCAGGGGAAAGGATATTGATGCTGCCTGCGGGCAATTGGCCAATAAGAGTTAGTTTTTAGGAGATGGGAATTTTGTTTTCTAAAGATATATTTTCAATAACCAATAACCCTTCACCAAAAATCCTTTTACCCTTCACCCATTACCCAACCAACCCTGCAACTTACCGATACTTTTGTTCAGGTGGCTAAATCTTCTAAGATACTTCCATCAACTCTATCATTTTCGCTACTTTTAGGCTTTTAAAACCAAACTCGCCAAACCCGTCACGTTGAAGATAGTTTCTCAGATTAGGGAGCCCATAGAAGAGGAAATGGAACTTTTTGAGGAGAAGTTTCTCAAATCCATGTCGTCCAAAGTGGCGTTGTTCAACCGAATTACCTATTACATCGTTAACCGAAAGGGTAAGCAAATGCGGCCCATGTTCGTGTTTTTAACGGCAAAGTTGCTCAATGGAAAAGTGAATGATCGCACCTATACCGGAGCGTCCATCATAGAATTGATCCACACTGCAAGTTTGGTCCATGACGATGTTGTGGACGATAGCAACAAACGCAGGGGCTTTTTCTCCATCAATGCCTTGTGGAAGAATAAAATTGCTGTTTTGGTGGGGGATTTTTTATTTTCCAAAGGACTCTTGGTCTCCTTGGAGAATAAAGATTACGACCTACTCCATATTATTTCCAATGCGGTAAGGGACATGAGCGAAGGCGAGCTGCTACAAATTGAAAAAGCCCGACTTTTGGACATTACCGAAGAGGTGTATTACGATATCATCCGGCAAAAAACAGCCACACTTATTGCGGCCTGTTGCAGTATGGGGGCTTGCTCCGTGAAACCTGATTCTGATGAGGTGGAAACCTTTCGGAAATTTGGGGAACTCTGTGGGATGGCATTTCAAATTAAAGATGATTTATTTGATTATGGTGCTGAAAAGATTGGTAAGCCCACAGGTATTGATATTAAGGAGCAGAAAATGACGCTTCCTCTAATCTACGCCCTGAACCATAGCGACAAGGAAAGAAAGAAATGGCTGATCAACTCCATCAAAAATCACAATAAGAACAAGAAACGAGTGAAAGAAGTGATTTCCTATGTCAAGGAAAAAGGAGGATTGGACTATGCGGTCACTAAAATGTTGGAATTTAAGGACGAAGCCTTGGCTATTTTGGACAACTACCCCGATTCTGAATACAAAAGTGCGCTTACTCTTATGGTCAACTACGTGGTAGATCGAAAGAAATAAATATTTAAAAACCTGAACATCAAATAAATACCTTATTTTTTTATTTTCAGGCAACTATTTGTGTTTATATCCCGTCTATTAAGATAGAAGCACTTTTATAAACCAAACTTTTGAAGATTATCGCGCTACATAGCAACGAAAATCAATTGATTAGAAAATCGATTAAAGGAGACCCGCAGTCTCAAAAGTTGTTGTACGACAGGTATGCACCCAAAATGTTGGGTGTTTGTAGGCAGTACATTAAGGACCTTCATTTTGCGGAGGACGTAATGATCAATGGTTTTGTAAAGGTTTTTAACCACTTGAACTCTTTCCAGAACAAAGGAAGTTTTGAGGGGTGGATCCGAACCATTATGGTTAGAGAAAGTATTTCGTATTTGCGTAAAAGACAATTTGTGGTTTATGATGACGATACCGTGGAAGCCAACGGTGAATTTACATCAAAAAATGATGGTCTTTTGGATGTGGAATATGTGCAACACCTTATCGATGAGTTGCCAGAAGGCTACAAAGCAGTGTTTTTGTTGAATGCCATTGAAGGGTATGGGCATAAAGAGATTGCTACGATGTTGGATATATCCGAAGGGACTTCAAAATCGCAATTGTTCAAGGCCAGAAAGATGCTTCAAGAGAATTTAAGTTTAAAGGGAATGTCGCCCAAGTCACATTCGGCGGGTAAAAAATAGAGGATATGGATAAACTCGAAAAACATATCAAGGAGAAACTGGAGGAACGAACCATTGTCCCATCACCAGGTGCCTGGGATAAAATCACTTCACAAATTAAGGAACAGTCGCCAAGAAAAAGGAATACGTGGTTTCCCTATGCCATAGCCGCAAGTGTTGTGGGTGTTGTGCTGGTGTCGGTTTTCTTTTTTGCCAAGGACAATCTTGAAGAGGAACAAATCCAAGTTGTGGACACAGAGATTAAAACGGAGAGCGAAACCCGGTCAGTTGAAACAACTATTGAAGAACGTATACAAAAGGAAAATTCCCAAGTAGCGGAAATAGAAATTGAATCGATAATTCCCGAAAAAAAGGAAGAACTGAACCCACAACGATCAAATTACAATTCGGAAGTTGCTGTACAAGAAACGAAACAGCCGTTGCAGGATGAGGTTAAAATAAATTCGGATAAGTTGATTGCGCAAAAACTGGAAGAAGTGGTGGCCCAGGTGGAACTCATGGAAAGTATACAGCAGGATGTTACCGATGCAGAGGTGGATTCGTTATTGCGAGCAGCACAACAACAGATTTTAACCAACAAGTTTTTCTCCAATAGTGGTTCGGTGGACGCGATGTCGCTGCTGGCCGAAGTGGAGGATGAGTTGGACGAATCGTTCCGAGATCAAATTTTTGATGCCCTAAAATCAGGGTACTTTAAACTGCGTACTGCGGTGGCAGACCGAAATCAATAGAATTATTCATCAATCAAGACAGACCTTCTACAATTTCCCGTCCACAATGGGCGGGAAAGAAGGAGGTTGCGAATCAAAAAAAAATCATGAAAACAGTTACATTTTATTTGGCAGCTTTATTTGTCTGCCTTGTTACCCAGCATGTGTTTGGGCAAGAGGACTATCAAAAGAAAATCGAAAAATTAAAGGCTGAAAAAGAGCGTATTATTGAGCAAGAGAAAGATGCACTAAAGTTTGAAGTCAAGGACATCAACAGTCGTTTGGAAGATGGTACTATCTCGGAAAGCGAAGCAAAAATATTGAAAGAAGAAGTTGCTAAAAGACGTGCATTAAATATTGAGAACCGTATTGCAATCATTGATCATAAAATAGTCTGGCTAGAACGTAATGAAGGTGATGTGCTGACATTGGTGGAAACGGATTCCCTTGATAACGAGGATATGAACTTTGGACTGCTCATTGATGGAAAGCCTGCTTTCATTTTTAATTCAAAAAGATGGAAAAGAGATATTAAATATGATAGACGTACCTATTCGGATTTTGTTTTGGCGGTAGGGTTGAACAATGCATTGATAGAGGGGCAATCCTTGGACGACACTCCATACAAAATTGGTGGAAGTCGATTTTTTGAAATGGGCTGGCAATGGCGGACAAGGGTTTTTAAAAATTCCAATTGGTTGCGGTTTAATTATGGGGTTTCATTTCAATTTAATGGATTAAAGCCAGATGGGAACCAAATATTTGTCCAAGATGGGAACCAAACTGTTTTGGAGGAGTTTGAATACGATTTGAGCAAGTCCAAGCTTCGAATGGATAATCTGGTGTTTCCTGTTCATTTTGAGGTAGGCCCTTCCCGTTTCCGAAAATCGGAGCACACCATACGGTATTCCATTAGAAATAAATTTAGACTTGGTTTTGGGGGATATGCAGGCTTTAATTTGGGCACCCGTCAAAAGTTGAAGTATACTAGGGATGGTGAAAAGGTAAAGGATAAATTAAAGAGGGGGTACAATACCAGCAATCTTATATATGGTGTAAGCAGCTATTTTGGGTTTGATGGAATGTTACTTTATATAAAATACGATTTGAACCCCATTTTTAAAGATGCGGCCATAGAGCAGAACAATATATCACTTGGCTTTCGATTCGATATTTAATCTTGATTTAATGAAAAATGGGTGGGTCAATCCTGCCCATTTTTAGGCCGATAATGCTCGTTCCATCTCTAGGGTGAATTCCTCTTTGTGGTACACTTTTTTGCAATGCGAACATTCCGCATAGCGAATATTGTTTATTGTAAAAATGGGAATCCAGAACAGATGGGCATAGTTGGGCTGGACCACTGCGGTTAAGGTTCCTGTTTGGTTGCAATGTGGGCAATTTACGTTGGTAAGCACCTTGGTTTCTTTCTTGCCAGGCCTATTTCCAAAGAAAAGTATCATACTACAAATTTGAATTGCAAAGATATTGTATTTCAATTATCCCTTGATCGGGATGCTAAGTTTGCTTCTTATTTTCTCGTTTCGCCATCCTGCCCTGTAGTCTCTGTCCACAAAGAAAATTTTCAGGTCAGATTTGTAATCCCTATCTACAAAGAAAACTTTTACATCGGCATTGTATTCCAAATCGGTAAAATACCATAACCCTGCATTATCTTTTGCTTTATAGTCCCTGTCCACCTTGAAGACCAGAAGATCAGCTTTGTAGTCCCTATCCACTACAAAAATATTAAAATCAGCATTGTACTCTGCTTTTACCTCAAATATGCGTTGGGCCCGTAAATTTTGAAAAAGAAAAAGCACTATGGTAAGCGTTAGGATTTTTTTCATCATAATGTAATGTTCAATTAAGTGTTATCACCATTTGAGACCAAACAAAAATCTTACCAAAAAAAGCTAGGGGCTGCTTTGTGCTTTTATTTATTTTCTACATTCGCACACATTTTTTGCACTTGAATACGTATCACAGTTTAGAGCAATGGTTTTCTTGGATGGATGACCTCTCCAGTAAGGATTATGTGGTGATTGACCATTTTTTTCGGGATACATTGTATGCTGAGATCAAGTCTTTTTTTCTGGGTGAACTCTCAAATTTTACCGAAGCGGGAATCGGAACAAGCTCTGATAACCAAATCAATAAAAATATAAGGGGCGATTTTACCTATTGGTTGGACCGAAAAAGGGATGTGCAATTAGAATCTTTTTGGGGTTTAGTGGATGAAATTATCCATATGTTCAATCGGTATTGCTTCCTGAGTCTTTCGGGGTATGAGTTCCATTTGGCACATTATCCTTCTGGAGGCCATTACGACAAACATTTAGACCAATTTGAAAATAGGAACAACCGAATGATTTCGGTAATTATTTATCTCAATGATGGATGGCAAACAGGGGACGGAGGGGAGCTGGAAATTTTTGAAAAAGACGGTTCAAGCTTCTTGGTGGAGCCCTTGGCTGCCCGTTGTGTTATGTTTAAAAGTGCAGAGGTGCCCCATGCCGTGCTCCAAGCCCATAAGAGTAGGTTTAGTGTTACAGGATGGTTGTTGCACCAACCTTCAGCTATTGGGCGATTTTTGGGTTAAGCTCAATCTTTATGACTGGGTATTTGCCGAATAAGCTCTACATTTTGGCTATGTTCAGCACTGTAGGACATCACCATCGTCCCTTTGGTGCCATCATTGGCTTCAATGGCAAAAACGGTGGTTTGATCCCCTGGATTGGTCATACCTTCAAATCGATAAGAACCTAAAATTTTAAGCTCGTTCGGTTGGTACTGCTTTTTAGAGTACAGCGCTTTTATGAAGTTGTCCTCAGCCTCAAAATCTTCGGTAAAGCCTTCTTCTTGGGTAAGCGTGTTGACTGCTTCTGAAAGCGTGTCGAAATTATAATTTTTCATGTTACATCATTTTTTCATTCATCTTCGTAAGTTGCCATAATGTAAGATTTTTTTCCTCCAACAACGGGCAAAGTAATTGTGGTGGCATCCAAATCAACGGTCAGCTCAGTGCCAGGTTTTGGCCAAAGTGTAAATTCCTTATCACTGGAAAAAATCATCAATCCAATCTGCTGTCCAGCCGGAATAATCTGGTCATCCGGCATTAAATCAAAGGCGACCTCGTAGAATTTGTTGGGAACCAGAGGTTTACTCTCGGTAAGGGAGCGGTAGTTTTGTGGGTCTGCCCATCCGCGTGTAATGATATTATCCGTAATCTTCGTTCCCCGGTCCTCGGTCCAGGGTAGGGAAACCAACCAAACGGAGAGATTGGCAGCAGGTTTGCTGCTGGATAGTTTTACCGAAATTTTTGGAATACCGGAAATGTGGATTTCTTCTTTTAAGGGTGGAGTAACATAAATCAACCGGTGGTTTGTGAATTCCGCTTGGGCCAACGCAGATCCTGAAAAGGAATAATTGTCTACCAAGGTTTCCTTTCCTTGTTTTGCGGGTTTGTTGCTCGTCAATCCTCCGTGTGCGGGAGCTCCCTTTGTTAAAAAAAGTGTAACATCTGAAGCATCTGGGTTGGGATAATCCTTGTACGAAGTTGGATGACCCCTTTCATCATCCTCACGGACAATCCAAGCTTTTGGGTCTTTTTCCACCCCATTTTCCACCCCAAACAGATAGCGGGTGAACCAACGGTTCATCATCTCGACCGGTGGTGGTCCACCGTGCCCGTTCTGGTGATAATAAATTTGAACGGGGAGGCCCATTTCCCGGGCCTTGTCATAGATTCTATAGCTGTGTTCGGGCATTACGTTCCAATCGTTGAATCCGTGGGACATCAACAAAGCGGCCTTCATTGGGGCCATATCGTTTAAATAATCACGTTCGGCCCAAAACTCATTATAATCCCCAGTAACACGATCTTGCCCATTTTTCATTTCAGTGTCACGGATGACTTTATTATTTCTTGCCCTTTTCGACTCGTCTCCACTGTGTATAAAATCGTAGAGCACGTCAATATCTTCCCCTAGATATCCACCGGGAGACCGAACCAATCCATTGGAGCGGTAATAATGATAATAGGAAGTATTGGGAGCAATTGGGATGATGGCTTCCAAACCTTCAACACCGGTTGTGGCGGCTGCGAGGGGCAAGGTGCCATTGTATGAGGTGCCGGTCATGCCCACTTTTCCAGTGGACCAATACGCTTTAACTTCTTGGTTTCCATCACGTTCAGTATACCCTTTGGCACGTCCACAGAGCCAATCGATTACGGCTTTTGGGGCAAGGGACTCGTTATCCCCACCTACGGTGGGAGCTCCATCGGAAAGGCCAGTTCCCGGCGAAGACGAATGCACTACAATGTAACCTCTGGGCACCCAAGTTCGGATTTGGGAGTTTGAAATTACTGGGCGTTCCCCAAGGCGTTGCACTTCGGGGTGTTGCCGTGGTTTTCCCATTTCGCCCAATTCGTGTTTTACATCCCAAAATATACCATCTCCTAAACCTGCTGTGCCGGCATAGTACGGACTGGATTCATATACCACGGGAAGTTGTAATCCCTCGGTTTCTGTTTGTTTGGGACGTGTAACATCCACATGCATCCTGTCCAATTTCCCATCCCCATCAGAATCAAAAGTGGTTTCTACCCACAGGTCATGCCGAATCCAATTTTGGGAATCGGCAAAAGCCTCAACAACCTGCGCCTCACCATTTTCAAAAACAGGTGTGACTTTTTCGGCCATTTGGGCAAAAGCACCAGAGATTGAAAATATTAAAAGTAAGACCGAAGCCCACAGTATGTTTGATTTATTTCTCATCATCTTTAGGTTTCAAATTATGAATATCCAGAGTATAAGTAAAAGTGTCGGATGTTTCTTAATTTGCTTCTAAGATAAGAAATCTTCTAGGCCCAATTGGGTTACAGCTTGTCAAAAAATGGGGTTAGTCGGTAATTATTTCTAGCTCACCATCTGCATGGTTATATCTAGCTCTAAGCTTGTTTCCATCAACCACACTACTTTCTTGGCGACTTTGATCATAATAGTCTATTTCAACCTTGTGTGGTAACCCATCTAGTCCAAGTGCTACGTCATCAAAAGAAAAATTAATTTCATTTTTTGAAGTGGTTATATTAACATACTTTGGTATGCTAAGGTAATCACCATCCACTATGGCACACATATCAAGATACCCCAAGTATTTAACCTCTTCTTTTTTAATATGATATATTGCAGTTCCCCAACATTCCTCCGCACCACTGGCAACTAGTGTTATAGTCCCATCCTCGGTTTTTTCGGTCTCAAAAAAATAAGGGGACATGTAATACGCATCTCCACCTCCCTTGGTTTCATAGATTTTGTTTTTTTGTTGATCTAGTACAATCATTCTTAGTCCATAATAGCCATCAGGGTCGGTATCTTCTCCAATCAAATAACTATACCCATTAAACAAATGTGCATGATGAATGTTGAAATTTTTTATGGAAATATCTGATGTAATATCATCGGTCTCACAGCGGTGGAATTTTCTGGCTTGCCCTAATACCATAAATGATGTTATAAACAGGAATAGACTGAAAATTACTTTCATGGTTTTGATTTTAAATACAAAAAGAATTTTTTTATTTTATTATTTACATTGGAATTCATGAATTCACCTTTTGATCTGATGAATAATATCGACTCCCAAAAATTTCTTTTTATTTACCTTTAACAGCTCTTTCAACGCAAAGTCACTTGATTTCAAAAACTACCATAGACAACGTATATGAAACCGCCCGGGTCGAGGAGGTGATTGGTGATTTTGTGCAGTTGAAGAAATCTGGCTCCAACTTTAAGGGACTGAGCCCTTTTTCGGATGAAAGGACCCCAAGTTTTATGGTATCCCCTGTTAAACAGATTTGGAAGGATTTTAGTAGTGGTAAGGGTGGAAATGTAGTGGCTTTTTTAATGGAGCACGAACATTTTACCTATCCAGAAGCCATTAAATACCTGGCCAAGAAATATAACATTGAAGTAGAGGAGACCGAGCAAACCAATGAACAAAAAGAGCAGGCCAATGAGCGGGAGAGCATGTATTTGGTATCGGAATATGCCCAAAAGTATTTTACCAAAACCCTTTGGGAAACCGAACCGGGCAAAGCCATAGGACTAAGTTATTTTAAAGAGCGTGGTTTTACGGATGAGACCATAAAAAAGTTTGGTTTGGGTTATAGCTTGGACGAATGGGAAGCTTTTACCAAAACCGCTTTGGATGAAGCCTATCAGTTAGAATTTCTGGAGAAAACCGGACTCACCATCGTAAAGGAACAAACTGGGGGAGAGAAGAAAACCTTTGACCGTTTTAAGGGGCGCGTCATGTTTCCCATCCATTCCATGAGTGGCAGGGTTCTGGGGTTTGGTGGACGAATTTTGGGAAATGACAAAAAAGCGGCCAAATACCTCAATTCCCCAGAGAGCGAGATTTACCACAAAAGCAAGGTGCTCTACGGCATCTATTTTGCCAAACAGGCCATTGCCAAAGAAGACAACTGCTATTTGGTGGAAGGCTATACGGATGTCATCCAAATGTACCAACGTGGGGTGGAGAATGTGGTATCTTCCAGTGGAACGGCCTTGACCCCGGAACAGATAAGGTTAATCAACAGG
Encoded here:
- a CDS encoding Xaa-Pro dipeptidyl-peptidase encodes the protein MRNKSNILWASVLLLIFSISGAFAQMAEKVTPVFENGEAQVVEAFADSQNWIRHDLWVETTFDSDGDGKLDRMHVDVTRPKQTETEGLQLPVVYESSPYYAGTAGLGDGIFWDVKHELGEMGKPRQHPEVQRLGERPVISNSQIRTWVPRGYIVVHSSSPGTGLSDGAPTVGGDNESLAPKAVIDWLCGRAKGYTERDGNQEVKAYWSTGKVGMTGTSYNGTLPLAAATTGVEGLEAIIPIAPNTSYYHYYRSNGLVRSPGGYLGEDIDVLYDFIHSGDESKRARNNKVIRDTEMKNGQDRVTGDYNEFWAERDYLNDMAPMKAALLMSHGFNDWNVMPEHSYRIYDKAREMGLPVQIYYHQNGHGGPPPVEMMNRWFTRYLFGVENGVEKDPKAWIVREDDERGHPTSYKDYPNPDASDVTLFLTKGAPAHGGLTSNKPAKQGKETLVDNYSFSGSALAQAEFTNHRLIYVTPPLKEEIHISGIPKISVKLSSSKPAANLSVWLVSLPWTEDRGTKITDNIITRGWADPQNYRSLTESKPLVPNKFYEVAFDLMPDDQIIPAGQQIGLMIFSSDKEFTLWPKPGTELTVDLDATTITLPVVGGKKSYIMATYEDE
- a CDS encoding polyprenyl synthetase family protein; its protein translation is MKIVSQIREPIEEEMELFEEKFLKSMSSKVALFNRITYYIVNRKGKQMRPMFVFLTAKLLNGKVNDRTYTGASIIELIHTASLVHDDVVDDSNKRRGFFSINALWKNKIAVLVGDFLFSKGLLVSLENKDYDLLHIISNAVRDMSEGELLQIEKARLLDITEEVYYDIIRQKTATLIAACCSMGACSVKPDSDEVETFRKFGELCGMAFQIKDDLFDYGAEKIGKPTGIDIKEQKMTLPLIYALNHSDKERKKWLINSIKNHNKNKKRVKEVISYVKEKGGLDYAVTKMLEFKDEALAILDNYPDSEYKSALTLMVNYVVDRKK
- a CDS encoding RNA polymerase sigma factor; amino-acid sequence: MKIIALHSNENQLIRKSIKGDPQSQKLLYDRYAPKMLGVCRQYIKDLHFAEDVMINGFVKVFNHLNSFQNKGSFEGWIRTIMVRESISYLRKRQFVVYDDDTVEANGEFTSKNDGLLDVEYVQHLIDELPEGYKAVFLLNAIEGYGHKEIATMLDISEGTSKSQLFKARKMLQENLSLKGMSPKSHSAGKK
- a CDS encoding DUF6150 family protein, with product MMKKILTLTIVLFLFQNLRAQRIFEVKAEYNADFNIFVVDRDYKADLLVFKVDRDYKAKDNAGLWYFTDLEYNADVKVFFVDRDYKSDLKIFFVDRDYRAGWRNEKIRSKLSIPIKG
- a CDS encoding 2OG-Fe(II) oxygenase, which codes for MNTYHSLEQWFSWMDDLSSKDYVVIDHFFRDTLYAEIKSFFLGELSNFTEAGIGTSSDNQINKNIRGDFTYWLDRKRDVQLESFWGLVDEIIHMFNRYCFLSLSGYEFHLAHYPSGGHYDKHLDQFENRNNRMISVIIYLNDGWQTGDGGELEIFEKDGSSFLVEPLAARCVMFKSAEVPHAVLQAHKSRFSVTGWLLHQPSAIGRFLG
- a CDS encoding zinc-ribbon domain-containing protein, whose translation is MILFFGNRPGKKETKVLTNVNCPHCNQTGTLTAVVQPNYAHLFWIPIFTINNIRYAECSHCKKVYHKEEFTLEMERALSA
- the rlmN gene encoding 23S rRNA (adenine(2503)-C(2))-methyltransferase RlmN translates to METKKKDIRALTKEQLRDFFVVQGDKAFRGNQVYEWLWQKSAHSFEAMTNISKETRQMLEDNFVINHIRVDQMQRSSDGTIKNAVRLHDGLVVESVLIPTDTRTTACVSSQVGCSLDCRFCATARLKRMRNLNPDEIYDQVVAIDNESRLYFDRPLSNIVFMGMGEPLMNYNNVLQAIEKITSPEGLGMSPKRITLSTSGVPKMIRKMADEEVKFKLAVSLHSAIDEVRTSIMPFNATFPLKDLREALEYWYSKTKNRITYEYVVWQGINDTQEAVDALVKFCKFAPSKVNLIEYNPIDDGEFQQASEKAIKMYQDTLERNGIIVTVRRSRGKDIDAACGQLANKS